A single region of the Manihot esculenta cultivar AM560-2 chromosome 12, M.esculenta_v8, whole genome shotgun sequence genome encodes:
- the LOC110627656 gene encoding uncharacterized protein LOC110627656 isoform X1, producing the protein MRESEDAHQQARGNSHYKNVNSHVNFPSQSNRKSSLLYRFFPFTISISSSTISFFFFFFSGKKDPMFEFGDEFTIESYRIPWLIWIQIIILFLLIFLFFSFSVFTSDPSQSHYNTKTPSSATSPSPSSLASVSAVSNSNKPLLNHSTTTTVANRLQHNQVGESQSIKGEIATGTSRRIVTEVNTESQCISASSIPHLHLCNYFRLAKLAFLKCLGLDTSSDNSTSCDRKKER; encoded by the exons ATGAGAGAATCCGAAGACGCGCATCAGCAAGCGCGTGGTAATTCGCATTATAAAAATGTCAATTCTCATGTGAATTTCCCCAGTCAGTCCAACAGAAAATCCTCTCTTTTGTATCGCTTCTTCCCTTTCACAATCTCCATTTCGTCATCAAccatttctttcttcttcttcttcttctctggtAAAAAGGATCCCATGTTTGAGTTTGGGGATGAATTTACAATAGAAAGCTATAGAATCCCATGGCTAATTTGGATCCAAATCATAATCCTCTTCCTTctcatctttcttttcttttctttcagtgTTTTTACTTCAGATCCTTCGCAATCGCACTACAACACCAAAACTCCTTCCTCCGctacttctccttctccttcgtCCTTAGCTTCAGTATCCGCTGTTTCTAATTCAAACAAGCCTCTGCTCAACCACAGTACTACCACGACTGTCGCAAACCGCTTGCAGCATAACCAG GTAGGAGAGAGTCAAAGTATAAAAGGAGAGATAGCAACAGGCACAAGTAGAAGAATAGTGACAGAAGTGAACACAGAGAGCCAATGCATTTCAGCAAGCTCCATCCCTCACCTCCATCTCTGCAACTATTTTAGGCTTGCCAAGCTTGCATTTCTCAAGTGTTTGGGGTTAGACACATCCTCTGATAATTCCACAAGCTGTGACAGGAAAAAGGAAAGATAG
- the LOC110627656 gene encoding uncharacterized protein LOC110627656 isoform X3 — MRESEDAHQQARGNSHYKNVNSHVNFPSQSNRKSSLLYRFFPFTISISSSTISFFFFFFSGKKDPMFEFGDEFTIESYRIPWLIWIQIIILFLLIFLFFSFSVFTSDPSQSHYNTKTPSSATSPSPSSLASVSAVSNSNKPLLNHSTTTTVANRLQHNQRSRVKRKFIISGHD, encoded by the exons ATGAGAGAATCCGAAGACGCGCATCAGCAAGCGCGTGGTAATTCGCATTATAAAAATGTCAATTCTCATGTGAATTTCCCCAGTCAGTCCAACAGAAAATCCTCTCTTTTGTATCGCTTCTTCCCTTTCACAATCTCCATTTCGTCATCAAccatttctttcttcttcttcttcttctctggtAAAAAGGATCCCATGTTTGAGTTTGGGGATGAATTTACAATAGAAAGCTATAGAATCCCATGGCTAATTTGGATCCAAATCATAATCCTCTTCCTTctcatctttcttttcttttctttcagtgTTTTTACTTCAGATCCTTCGCAATCGCACTACAACACCAAAACTCCTTCCTCCGctacttctccttctccttcgtCCTTAGCTTCAGTATCCGCTGTTTCTAATTCAAACAAGCCTCTGCTCAACCACAGTACTACCACGACTGTCGCAAACCGCTTGCAGCATAACCAG AGAAGTAGAGTGAAAAGGAAATTTATAATCTCTGGTCATGATTGA
- the LOC110627656 gene encoding uncharacterized protein LOC110627656 isoform X2 gives MRESEDAHQQARGNSHYKNVNSHVNFPSQSNRKSSLLYRFFPFTISISSSTISFFFFFFSGKKDPMFEFGDEFTIESYRIPWLIWIQIIILFLLIFLFFSFSVFTSDPSQSHYNTKTPSSATSPSPSSLASVSAVSNSNKPLLNHSTTTTVANRLQHNQQKVIGIWSRFFHWIGGMVSTMCSLFRAKF, from the exons ATGAGAGAATCCGAAGACGCGCATCAGCAAGCGCGTGGTAATTCGCATTATAAAAATGTCAATTCTCATGTGAATTTCCCCAGTCAGTCCAACAGAAAATCCTCTCTTTTGTATCGCTTCTTCCCTTTCACAATCTCCATTTCGTCATCAAccatttctttcttcttcttcttcttctctggtAAAAAGGATCCCATGTTTGAGTTTGGGGATGAATTTACAATAGAAAGCTATAGAATCCCATGGCTAATTTGGATCCAAATCATAATCCTCTTCCTTctcatctttcttttcttttctttcagtgTTTTTACTTCAGATCCTTCGCAATCGCACTACAACACCAAAACTCCTTCCTCCGctacttctccttctccttcgtCCTTAGCTTCAGTATCCGCTGTTTCTAATTCAAACAAGCCTCTGCTCAACCACAGTACTACCACGACTGTCGCAAACCGCTTGCAGCATAACCAG CAAAAAGTGATTGGGATTTGGAGTCGCTTTTTTCATTGGATTGGTGGAATGGTTTCAACGATGTGTTCATTGTTCAGGGCTAAATTTTAA
- the LOC110627657 gene encoding protein MIZU-KUSSEI 1 — protein sequence MARSNPASPADSPESPKPPSSPPPKSQGTLHLIHPSEKKKKVKLFRVVRSVFRSFPIINPVCKIPVLQGSSPDNHHTYFSGNRVTGTLFGHRKGRVSLSIQESPMCYPSLVVELAVQTNALQKKLGSGMVRIALECEKRTDKEKVKLLEEPVWNMFCNGKKNGYGVKRDPTEDDLRVMELLRAVSMGAGVLPGNSEIEGPDGDLAYIRAHFDRVVGSKDSETLYMISPDGNSGPELSIFFIRV from the coding sequence ATGGCTCGAAGCAACCCCGCTTCCCCAGCCGACTCACCCGAATCTCCAAAACCACCATCATCACCACCACCTAAGTCACAAGGAACCTTACACCTTATCCATCCAtctgagaaaaagaaaaaagttaagCTTTTTCGAGTTGTTCGCTCAGTTTTTCGATCTTTTCCTATTATAAATCCGGTATGCAAGATTCCAGTCCTCCAAGGTAGCTCACCGGACAATCATCATACCTACTTTTCAGGAAATCGAGTCACCGGAACTTTATTCGGACATCGTAAAGGTAGAGTAAGCTTGTCCATACAAGAAAGTCCCATGTGCTATCCTTCTTTAGTTGTTGAACTAGCCGTACAGACCAATGCGTTACAGAAGAAGTTAGGTTCAGGGATGGTGAGAATTGCCCTGGAATGCGAAAAGAGAACAGATAAAGAGAAGGTTAAGTTATTAGAAGAACCAGTATGGAACATGTTTTGCAATGGAAAAAAGAATGGGTATGGTGTGAAAAGAGATCCCACAGAAGATGATCTCCGAGTGATGGAGCTCCTAAGGGCTGTGTCCATGGGAGCTGGAGTTTTGCCAGGGAATTCTGAGATTGAGGGTCCTGATGGGGACCTTGCCTACATCAGGGCCCATTTTGATCGTGTGGTTGGTTCCAAGGATTCAGAAACTCTATACATGATCAGCCCAGATGGGAACAGTGGGCCTGAGCTCAGTATATTTTTCATCAGGGTCTGA
- the LOC110627478 gene encoding stress enhanced protein 2, chloroplastic, translating into MATVARAIHCELGAQKPAILKRENPVSVQVPAPKLKLSETDPNAKLMLQPRLCTLRSYGEDRFAVVKTKKDGVDEVSPFFETLSEYIESSKKSHDFEIISGRLAMIVFAVTVGTELVTGNSVFRKMDIQGIAEAGGVCLGAVTCAAIFAWFSSARNRVGRIFTTSCNTFIDLLIDEVVDGLFYDGEINDWSDDI; encoded by the exons ATGGCCACTGTGGCGCGTGCAATTCACTGCGAGCTCGGTGCGCAGAAACCTGCTATTTTGAAGAGAGAAAATCCCGTTTCTGTTCAGGTTCCGGCTCCAAAGTTAAAGTTGAGTGAAACAGATCCAAACGCGAAGCTTATGTTGCAGCCAAGGCTGTGTACACTGAGATCGTACGGTGAGGATCGTTTTGCGGTGGTGAAGACCAAAAAGGACGGTGTAGATGAGGTGTCGCCGTTTTTTGAGACTTTATCAGAGTACATCGAGAGCTCCAAGAAGAGTCACGATTTCGAGATCATTTCAGGACGACTGGCCATG ATTGTGTTTGCTGTAACTGTGGGGACAGAGTTGGTGACTGGAAACTCAGTTTTCAGAAAGATGGACATACAAGGGATTGCTGAAGCAGGCGGTGTGTGCTTAGGAGCAGTGACCTGCGCTGCAATTTTCGCTTGGTTCTCCAGTGCTCGCAATAGAGTAGGCCGTATCTTCACAACAAGTTGCAATACATTCATTGATTTACTAATTGATGAGGTTGTGGATGGCCTGTTCTATGATGGTGAGATTAATGATTGGTCTGATGATATCTAA
- the LOC110628196 gene encoding 4-alpha-glucanotransferase DPE1, chloroplastic/amyloplastic encodes MALHSSHFVLSSSSSSSSLFCSKKLDLSSYPPSSISLPLFNSQPKLHASKLIFRTDAVSLSSTIGVGEDLPADYDEWLPKLDPIHRRRAGILLHPTSFRGPYGIGDLGEEAFRFIDWLHDAGCSVWQVLPLVPPGRKANEEGSPYSGQDANCGNTLLISLEELVKDGLLMKDELPEPVISDRVNFDAVAKLKDPLVVKAAERLIRSGSELKNQLEDFCKDPQISGWLEDAAYFAAIDDTLNTLNWYAWPEPLKNRHLSALEEIYQSKKDFIDIFIAQQFLFQRQWQKVRNYAQEKGISIMGDMPIYVGYHSADVWANKKYFLLNRKGFPLLVSGVPPDAFSATGQLWGSPLYDWKSMEKDGYSWWVRRLQRAQDLYDEFRIDHFRGFAGFWAVPSDAKTAMMGNWKAGPGKSLFDAISRAVGKISIIAEDLGVITEDVVQLRKDIGAPGMAVLQFGFGGDADNPHLPHNHEANQVVYTGTHDNDTTRGWWDILKQEEKSNVLKYLSITEEDDMPWALIQAVCSSVAQTAVIPLQDILGLGNSARMNVPATQFGNWGWRVPSSLSFNQMEKEATRLRDLLSMYGRV; translated from the exons ATGGCGCTACATAGCTCTCACTTcgtcctttcttcttcttcttcttcttcttctcttttctgttCCAAAAAGCTCGATCTCTCCTCTTATCCACCTTCTTCAATTTCCTTGCCTCTCTTCAATTCCCAACCCAAACTCCACGCCTCTAAACTCATTTTCAGAACCGACGCAGTTTCTTTATCCTCTACCATCGGCGTCGGCGAGGACTTGCCTGCTGATTACGACGAATGGTTACCAAAACTTGATCCTATCCATCGGAGGAGAGCTGGCATTTTGCTGCATCCGACGTCGTTCCGAGGGCCTTACGGTATTGGAGATCTCGGAGAGGAAGCTTTTCGCTTCATTGATTGGCTTCATGACGCTGGTTGCTCTGTTTGGCAG GTCCTTCCCCTTGTGCCTCCAGGAAGAAAGGCTAATGAAGAAGGATCACCATACTCAGGCCAG GATGCAAATTGTGGTAATACGCTCTTAATTTCTCTGGAGGAGCTTGTAAAGGACGGCTTGTTGATGAAGGATGAGCTTCCAGAACCTGT AATTTCTGATCGAGTGAACTTTGATGCTGTTGCTAAGCTAAAGGATCCCTTGGTGGTTAAG GCTGCAGAGAGGCTTATTCGGAGTGGCAGTGAGCTTAAAAACCAGCTTGAAGATTTCTGCAAGGACCCTCAAATATCAG GTTGGCTTGAAGATGCAGCTTATTTTGCTGCTATTGATGATACATTAAATACCTTGAATTGGTATGCTTGGCCCGAACCTTTAAAAAACCGCCATCTTTCAGCCTTGGAGGAAATTTATCAAAGCAAAAAGGATTTT ATAGACATTTTCATCGCCCAACAGTTCTTGTTCCAGAGGCAATGGCAGAAAGTGCGCAACTATGCACAGGAGAAGGGAATCAGTATAATGGGAGACATGCCTATTTATGTAGGTTATCACAGTGCTGACGTTTGGGCaaataagaaatattttttgttg AATAGGAAAGGCTTTCCTCTTCTAGTCAGTGGTGTTCCTCCTGATGCCTTCAGTGCTACTGGTCAATTGTGGGGAAG CCCTCTCTATGATTGGAAAAGCATGGAGAAAGATGGATATTCATGGTGGGTACGCCGCTTACAACGAGCTCAAGATCTGTATGATGAATTTAGAATTGACCATTTTAGAGGTTTTGCTGGCTTTTGGGCTGTTCCTTCTG ATGCAAAAACTGCGATGATGGGAAACTGGAAG GCTGGACCTGGGAAATCCTTATTTGATGCCATCTCTAGAGCTGTTGGAAAGATCAGCATCATAGCAGAAGATTTG GGAGTCATTACTGAGGATGTAGTGCAGCTTAGGAAAGATATTGGTGCTCCTGGAATGGCTGTCCTTCAGTTTG GATTTGGAGGTGACGCTGATAACCCTCATTTACCTCATAACCATGAAGCCAATCAAGTTGTATACACCGGAACTCATGATAATGACACG ACCCGAGGTTGGTGGGACATTTTGAAGCAAGAGGAGAAATCAAAT GTCCTGAAGTATCTTTCAATTACTGAAGAGGATGATATGCCATGGGCGCTCATCCAAGCTGTGTGTTCATCAGTGGCCCAAACTGCAGTTATACCCCTGCAAGATATTCTTGGACTGGGGAATTCTGCCAGGATGAACGTCCCTGCTACTCAG TTTGGAAACTGGGGCTGGAGGGTACCTAGTTCCTTAAGTTTCAATCAGATGGAGAAAGAAGCAACAAGACTAAGGGATTTGCTTTCAATGTATGGGCGGGTGTAG
- the LOC110628197 gene encoding uncharacterized protein LOC110628197, with amino-acid sequence MVSLILMASSLSNPSCYHHHHHHHSFRVRASSAAPRVDLNTLQSAIAKKDSDAVKEALDQLREDGWAQKWSSQPYVSRRTTSVRELTTLGIKNAENLAIPSVRNDAAFLFTVVGTTGFLGVLAGQLPGDWGFFVPYLIGSISLIVLAVGSISPGLLQAAISGFSSFFPDYQDRIARHEGAHFLIAYLLGIPILDYSLDIGKEHVNLIDKSLEKLIYSGQLDTKDLDRLAVVAMAGLAAEGLQYDKVVGQSADLFTLQRFINRSKPQLSKDQQLNLTRWAVLFAGSLLKNNKVLHEALMKAMSNKMTVLECIEAIEKAA; translated from the exons ATGGTGAGTTTGATTTTGATGGCTTCTTCTCTCTCTAATCCTTCAtgttatcatcatcatcatcatcatcattccTTCAGAGTCAGAGCATCTTCTGCTGCGCCTCGTGTTGATCTCAATACCCTTCAATCTGCTATTGCTAAG AAAGACAGTGATGCTGTTAAGGAGGCACTTGATCAGCTAAGGGAAGATGGTTGGGCTCAGAAATGGAGTTCTCAGCCCTATGTCTCTCGTCGTACG ACATCCGTCCGGGAACTAACAACTCTTGGAATAAAAAATGCAGAGAACCTGGCAATTCCAAGTGTTAGAAATGAT GCGGCTTTTCTTTTCACAGTGGTGGGAACAACAGGATTTTTGGGAGTCCTTGCTGGCCAGCTTCCAGGA GATTGGGGCTTCTTTGTACCATATTTGATTGGGAGCATTTCTCTAATAGTCTTGGCAGTGGGAAGCATTTCTCCAGG GCTTCTTCAAGCTGCTATTAGTGGCTTTTCATCATTTTTTCCTGATTATCAAGACCGGATAGCTAGACACGAAGGAGCTCATTTTTTGA TTGCCTATTTGCTTGGAATTCCTATACTGGATTACTCGCTAGATATTGGGAAAGAGCATGTCAATCTCATTGATAAAAGCCTGGAAAAACTGATATATAGTGGGCAGCTTGATACCAAAGATCTAGATAG GTTGGCTGTGGTAGCAATGGCTGGACTTGCTGCAGAGGGTCTGCAGTATGACAAAGTGGTTGGTCAATCCGCTGATCTTTTCACTCTCCAG AGATTTATAAATAGGAGCAAACCACAACTTAGCAAAGATCAGCAACTAAATCTTACTAGATGGGCT GTTCTGTTTGCCGGATCTCTCCTGAAAAATAACAAAGTCCTTCATGAAGCTCTAATGAAAGCAATGTCAAACAAGATGACTGTATTAGAATGCATTGAAGCGATTGAGAAAGCTGCATAA
- the LOC110628021 gene encoding cytochrome P450 78A7 — MDLGLAAKDTTWCVFTLPAFLGYRNVLDSFVLFSLFMAFVSLSLLSWAFAVGGVAWKNGRNQRGPVPIPGPRGFPIFGSLVTLSRGLAHRSLASIAWKRANTSLMAFSLGSTPVVVASDPHTAREILTCPHFADRPIKQSAKSLMFSRAIGFAPNGTYWRLLRKIASSHLFAPRRIAAHETLRRLECESMLRNIAVEQKQKGCVSLRKHLQLASLNNIMGSVFGKRYDPAHDSEELEELRDMVAEGFELLGAFNWCDYLPWLNYLYDPFRIHERCLNLVPRVRKLVVGIIEDHRLSAESRKELDSCDFVDVLLSLDGDEKLQEDDMVAVLWEMIFRGTDTTALLTEWIMAELVLHPEIQEKLRRELDGAAKDGNLTDSDVANSPYLKAVVKEALRVHPPGPLLSWARLSTSDVQLSNGMLIPWNTTAMVNMWAITHDPVIWVDPLEFKPERFLNGDVDVKDGDLRLAPFGAGRRMCPGKNLGLVTVTLWVARLVHQFQWVEDVANPVDLSEVLKLSCEMKKPLRAVALQRMDVSS; from the exons ATGGACTTGGGTTTGGCTGCCAAGGACACCACCTGGTGTGTGTTTACTCTCCCAGCCTTTCTTGGCTATAGGAACGTTTTAGATTCCTTTGTCTTGTTTTCACTTTTTATGGCGTTtgtctctctttctcttctttcttgGGCCTTTGCTGTTGGTGGTGttgcatggaaaaatggaagAAACCAACGAGGCCCTGTTCCTATCCCTGGACCAAGAGGTTTCCCCATCTTTGGTAGCCTTGTCACTTTGAGCCGGGGCTTGGCTCATCGTTCTTTGGCTTCCATTGCATGGAAGCGGGCTAATACTTCGCTCATGGCTTTTAGCCTTGGCTCAACTCCTGTTGTTGTAGCTTCTGACCCTCATACTGCCAGAGAAATATTAACTTGTCCCCACTTCGCTGACCGTCCGATTAAACAGTCAGCTAAGAGTCTCATGTTTAGCCGAGCTATCGGTTTTGCTCCCAACGGTACTTACTGGAGGCTGTTAAGAAAAATTGCTTCCTCACACCTTTTTGCACCACGGCGCATCGCTGCCCATGAAACTCTTCGTCGCCTAGAATGTGAATCTATGCTTCGCAACATAGCTGTAGAGCAAAAACAAAAAGGTTGCGTCTCTTTAAGGAAACACCTTCAGTTGGCATCCTTAAACAACATCATGGGCAGTGTGTTTGGCAAGAGATACGATCCTGCACATGATAGTGAGGAGCTCGAGGAGCTTAGAGACATGGTTGCTGAAGGGTTTGAACTTTTGGGTGCATTTAACTGGTGTGATTATTTGCCATGGCTGAATTACTTATACGACCCATTTCGTATACATGAACGTTGCTTGAATCTCGTTCCCCGAGTTAGGAAACTCGTTGTAGGCATTATTGAAGACCATCGGCTCAGTGCTGAGTCAAGAAAGGAGCTTGATAGTTgtgattttgttgatgtttTGCTCTCTTTGGATGGTGACGAGAAGCTGCAAGAAGATGACATGGTTGCTGTGTTATGG GAGATGATTTTTAGAGGAACCGATACAACAGCTTTGTTAACCGAGTGGATCATGGCCGAGTTAGTATTGCACCCGGAGATTCAAGAAAAGCTTCGGAGAGAACTAGACGGAGCAGCCAAAGATGGGAACTTGACAGACTCCGACGTGGCAAATTCACCTTATTTAAAAGCTGTTGTGAAAGAAGCCCTGCGGGTCCACCCTCCTGGCCCACTCCTGTCATGGGCCAGGTTGTCCACATCAGACGTCCAACTCAGCAATGGAATGCTGATACCCTGGAACACAACTGCAATGGTCAACATGTGGGCGATCACGCATGACCCAGTCATCTGGGTAGATCCACTGGAGTTCAAGCCAGAGAGATTCTTAAATGGTGATGTAGACGTGAAGGATGGAGATTTAAGGCTCGCACCATTTGGGGCAGGGCGGAGAATGTGCCCAGGGAAGAACCTAGGGCTGGTGACGGTGACTCTTTGGGTGGCAAGGCTGGTGCACCAGTTCCAGTGGGTTGAGGATGTGGCTAATCCAGTGGACCTGAGTGAGGTGTTGAAGCTGTCTTGTGAAATGAAGAAGCCTTTGCGAGCTGTGGCTTTGCAAAGGATGGATGTTTCCTCTTAG
- the LOC110627786 gene encoding LOW QUALITY PROTEIN: shikimate kinase, chloroplastic (The sequence of the model RefSeq protein was modified relative to this genomic sequence to represent the inferred CDS: inserted 2 bases in 1 codon): MDVKLAQRLQISTAWTDSEKFVREHPTSSLRFAWRLKGKQKFPAFVSAYFLPARNKNRHRSVSLEVLCSYKNSPASVMESGSSHASCDEYLILKNKSQEVEPYINGRCIYLVGMMGSGKTTVGKILSQVLGYSFCDCDTLVEEEVDGTPVAEIFKLYGEGFFRNKETEALQKLSMMHRLVVSTGGGAVVRPINWKYMQNGVSVWLDVPLEALAQRIAAVGTNSRPLLHNDSGNEYTKVFRRLSTLLEERGECYANANVRISLENIAMKQGYRDVSSITPTAIVIEALEQIEDFLXQEEGIDFNGNVA; encoded by the exons ATGGATGTGAAACTTGCGCAACGATTGCAAATTTCTACTGCATGGACCGATTCTGAAAAGTTCGTCAGGGAGCATCCCACCAGTTCATTGAGGTTTGCCTGGAGATTGAAGGGAAAACAGAAATTTCCAGCGTTTGTTTCGGCTTATTTTCTGCCCGCGAGAAATAAAAATAGGCACAGATCAGTTTCCTTGGAGGTTTTATGTTCTTACAAGAACTCCCCAG CTTCAGTTATGGAATCTGGAAGTTCCCATGCTTCTTGTGATGAATATCTGATTTTGAAG AATAAGTCACAAGAGGTTGAGCCTTACATAAATGGACGCTGTATATATCTTGTTG GAATGATGGGCTCTGGGAAAACCACTGTGGGCAAGATTCTCTCACAAGTACTTGGTTATTCGTTTTGTGACTG TGACAcattggtggaggaggaggtagaTGGAACACCTGTAGCTGAAATCTTTAAGCTCTACGGAGAGGGCTTCTTCAGaaataaagag ACTGAGGCCTTACAGAAGTTATCTATGATGCATCGGCTTGTTGTTTCTACTGGTGGAGGTGCAGTTGTACGGCCCATTAACTG GAAATACATGCAAAATGGGGTTAGTGTTTGGTTGGATGTGCCTTTAGAAGCCTTAGCACAGAGGATTGCAGCAGTGGGAACTAATTCTCGTCCACTTTTGCATAATGACTCAGGCAATGAATACACAAAG GTTTTCAGGCGTTTGTCTACTTTGCTTGAAGAGAGAGGTGAATGTTATGCGAATGCCAATGTTAGGATTTCTCTGGAAA ATATTGCGATGAAACAAGGATATAGAGATGTTTCCAGTATCACACCGACTGCAATTGTGATTGAG GCTTTAGAACAAATTGAGGATTTCCT GCAAGAGGAGGGCATTGACTTTAATGGGAATGTTGCTTAA